One genomic window of Bradyrhizobium sp. CCGE-LA001 includes the following:
- the nikR gene encoding nickel-responsive transcriptional regulator NikR has protein sequence MQRITITIEDDLLAEIDAAAEARGYQNRSEIIRDLARAGLQQSTEDTAQTGQCVAGLVYVYDHAARDLSKRLVQEFHGHHDLALATLHVHLDDNNCMEMTALRGAASEVKHFADHIIAERGVRYGRVVMIPTGEGKQAKGRKHGHRHE, from the coding sequence ATGCAGCGGATTACGATCACGATCGAGGACGACCTCCTGGCGGAGATTGACGCCGCAGCCGAGGCCCGCGGCTACCAGAACCGCTCCGAGATCATTCGAGATCTCGCACGCGCCGGCTTGCAGCAGAGTACTGAAGACACCGCGCAGACCGGTCAATGCGTCGCCGGCCTCGTCTATGTCTACGACCACGCCGCCCGCGATCTCTCAAAACGCCTGGTGCAGGAATTCCACGGCCATCACGACCTCGCGCTGGCGACCCTGCACGTCCATCTCGACGACAACAATTGCATGGAGATGACCGCGCTGCGCGGCGCAGCTTCCGAGGTCAAGCACTTCGCCGACCACATCATCGCCGAACGCGGCGTGCGCTACGGGCGCGTGGTGATGATCCCGACCGGGGAAGGCAAGCAGGCGAAGGGGCGCAAGCACGGGCATCGGCATGAGTAA
- a CDS encoding sulfate transporter family protein: MLDAAIKALSQMISPPMRSILWRSIGLALVLIIVLAIGLQRLLSWFATSGGVWLEGLLGPGWHSSIEILSWIVSIAAGLGVVFGGVFLMPAITSLVASLFVDDVADIVEREHYPAERPGAALPFSQAIFEGVKTALLTILIYLIALPLVLFAGAGFLIFFIAAAWLLGREYFELAAMRFRPPAEAKAMRRDNAATIFTAGLFIAAFVSIPVVNLATPIFAMAFMVHMHKRLSGPRPELIEPARQMR, from the coding sequence ATGCTGGATGCCGCCATCAAGGCGCTATCGCAAATGATCTCGCCGCCGATGCGCTCGATCCTGTGGCGGTCGATCGGGCTGGCGCTGGTGCTGATCATCGTGCTGGCGATCGGCCTGCAGCGGCTGCTCAGCTGGTTTGCGACTTCCGGTGGGGTCTGGCTGGAGGGCCTGCTCGGACCGGGCTGGCATTCGTCCATCGAAATCCTCTCCTGGATCGTCTCGATCGCGGCGGGCCTCGGCGTGGTGTTCGGCGGCGTCTTCCTGATGCCCGCGATCACCTCACTGGTGGCGAGCCTGTTCGTTGATGATGTCGCCGACATCGTCGAGCGCGAGCATTATCCCGCCGAGCGGCCCGGCGCGGCGCTGCCGTTCAGCCAGGCGATCTTCGAGGGCGTCAAGACCGCGCTGCTGACGATCCTGATCTATCTGATCGCGCTGCCGCTGGTGCTGTTCGCCGGCGCCGGTTTCCTGATCTTCTTCATCGCCGCGGCCTGGCTGCTAGGCCGCGAATATTTCGAGCTCGCCGCGATGCGCTTTCGCCCACCGGCGGAAGCCAAGGCGATGCGGCGCGACAACGCCGCAACGATCTTCACGGCCGGCCTGTTCATTGCGGCCTTCGTCTCGATCCCGGTCGTCAATCTGGCGACGCCGATCTTCGCCATGGCTTTCATGGTCCACATGCACAAGCGCCTGTCCGGCCCGCGCCCCGAGCTGATCGAGCCGGCGCGGCAGATGAGGTGA
- a CDS encoding MFS transporter: MAENDAAGREEPLSRGGVAPRPLFAVAAVLLGSFLANFDSRLTTVGLPDLRGAFSFSFDEGAWLSTAGIGSQIFIAPAVAWLATVFGLRRVLGIPSLVYAAVSFIIPFVPDYTTLLALSVVHGLLLGTFVPATLMIVFRNLPIRWWLPAISIYAIRVGFALDSSTSLVGFYVDHLGWQWLYWQGVVIAPMMGLMVYLGTPNEPVNRALLREADWGGMLLLGASVAMIYAGLDQGNRLDWLGSGTVMALLASGAALFVAFLLNESLVRRPWAHVSVLFSRNIGLGLLLILLYTLTSLSNASLVPNFLATIGLLRPEQSGMLLLTYGALPMFVLVPVSIWLLRHFDTRTVLVVGFASFAAANLWGTQLTHAWARENFIGIVLLQSIGQSLTLLPLIITLLSNSDPSRATSFAAYIQIMRLGGAEIGVALMGTWLRVREQVHSFYLGQNLNVGDADVMQRLKQLADHFAAHGTGSAQARAVGTLAGVVQREANVLAYIDGFWLCFWLAMAALVVLALVTRAPTGPFTPAPFGFARMLLRKCGVTAT, from the coding sequence ATGGCGGAAAATGACGCCGCTGGCCGCGAGGAGCCGCTCTCGCGCGGCGGCGTCGCGCCACGGCCGCTCTTTGCGGTGGCGGCGGTGCTGCTCGGCTCGTTTCTCGCCAATTTCGACAGCCGCCTGACCACGGTCGGCCTGCCGGACCTGCGCGGCGCGTTCTCATTCTCCTTCGACGAGGGCGCCTGGCTCTCCACCGCCGGCATCGGCTCGCAGATATTCATCGCGCCCGCCGTGGCATGGCTTGCCACCGTGTTCGGCCTGCGCCGCGTGCTCGGCATCCCCAGCCTCGTCTATGCCGCCGTCTCGTTCATCATTCCGTTCGTGCCCGATTATACGACCCTGCTCGCGCTCAGCGTCGTGCACGGCCTCCTGCTCGGCACCTTCGTGCCGGCGACGCTGATGATCGTGTTTCGCAATCTGCCGATCCGCTGGTGGCTGCCGGCGATCTCGATCTATGCGATCCGCGTCGGCTTCGCCCTGGACAGCTCGACCTCGCTGGTCGGCTTCTATGTCGACCATCTCGGCTGGCAATGGCTGTACTGGCAGGGCGTGGTGATCGCGCCGATGATGGGGCTGATGGTTTATCTCGGCACGCCCAACGAGCCGGTGAACCGCGCGCTGCTGCGAGAGGCCGATTGGGGCGGCATGCTGCTGCTGGGCGCCTCCGTCGCGATGATCTATGCGGGGCTCGACCAGGGCAACCGGCTGGACTGGCTCGGCTCCGGCACGGTGATGGCGCTGCTCGCCAGCGGTGCGGCGCTGTTCGTGGCCTTCCTCCTCAACGAGTCCCTGGTGAGACGACCCTGGGCACATGTCAGCGTGCTGTTCTCGCGCAATATCGGCTTGGGGCTGCTGCTGATCCTGCTCTACACGCTGACGAGCCTGTCCAATGCCTCGCTGGTGCCGAATTTCCTGGCCACCATTGGCTTGCTGAGGCCGGAGCAGAGCGGCATGCTGCTGCTCACGTATGGCGCCCTGCCGATGTTCGTGCTGGTGCCGGTCTCGATCTGGCTGCTCAGGCACTTCGATACGCGCACGGTGCTGGTGGTGGGATTTGCCTCATTCGCCGCGGCCAATCTCTGGGGCACGCAGCTCACCCACGCCTGGGCGCGCGAGAATTTCATAGGCATCGTGCTGCTGCAGTCGATCGGGCAGTCGCTGACCTTGCTGCCGCTGATCATCACGCTGCTGTCGAACTCCGATCCGAGCCGCGCCACGTCCTTTGCCGCCTATATCCAGATCATGCGGCTCGGCGGCGCCGAGATCGGCGTAGCGCTGATGGGGACGTGGCTGCGCGTGCGCGAGCAAGTCCATTCCTTCTATCTCGGTCAGAACCTGAACGTCGGCGACGCCGATGTGATGCAGCGGCTGAAACAGCTCGCCGACCATTTCGCGGCCCATGGCACAGGATCGGCGCAGGCGCGCGCGGTCGGCACGCTCGCGGGCGTCGTCCAGCGCGAGGCCAATGTGCTCGCCTATATCGACGGCTTCTGGCTGTGCTTCTGGCTGGCGATGGCCGCTCTCGTTGTCCTCGCGCTCGTCACCCGTGCGCCAACGGGCCCGTTCACCCCGGCGCCGTTCGGCTTCGCCAGGATGCTCCTGCGCAAATGCGGGGTGACGGCGACGTAA
- a CDS encoding HlyD family secretion protein, with protein MSQQEQVPSSPVPTSQAPPPRPTQRPAPSLWSRLAIPLLAVIVALGFVALATLRFDEWVGNAVVQTTNDAYVRAELTRLSSRVSGEVLKVGVTDFQRVKAGDLLIQIDPADYEAQVAQAEASVAAAQAALDNLANQIELQYATIAQAQAARLSAEAMEVEAKQEQERQQSLSQTESGTRQRLEQAVAAYAKAQADVRASRAVIAAQQHQLEVLQGNRKQRAADVEAAKATLASAKLKLGYTKITAPFDGVVGERQVQPGDYVNIGSNLINVVPLPKVYVIANYKETQLTHVRPGQPVEITVDSFPRETLRGRVERIAPATGAQVALLPPDNATGNFTKVVQRIPVRIQFDEGQPLLARLVPGMSVITRIDTKAANGGK; from the coding sequence GTGAGTCAACAAGAACAAGTTCCGTCGTCACCGGTCCCCACATCGCAGGCCCCGCCGCCCAGGCCCACCCAGCGCCCGGCCCCTTCGCTCTGGAGCCGGCTCGCGATCCCGCTGCTCGCGGTGATCGTGGCGCTCGGCTTCGTCGCGCTGGCGACGCTGCGTTTCGACGAGTGGGTCGGCAATGCAGTGGTGCAGACCACCAATGACGCCTATGTCCGTGCCGAGCTGACGCGGCTGTCGAGCCGCGTCTCGGGTGAGGTGCTCAAGGTAGGCGTCACCGACTTCCAGCGCGTCAAGGCCGGCGATCTCCTGATCCAGATCGACCCCGCCGATTACGAGGCGCAGGTCGCGCAGGCCGAGGCGTCAGTGGCTGCCGCGCAAGCCGCGCTCGACAATCTCGCCAACCAGATCGAGCTGCAATATGCGACGATCGCGCAGGCCCAGGCCGCGCGGCTCTCGGCCGAAGCCATGGAGGTCGAGGCCAAGCAGGAGCAGGAACGCCAACAGTCGTTGTCGCAGACCGAATCCGGCACGCGGCAGCGGCTCGAGCAGGCGGTTGCCGCCTACGCCAAGGCGCAGGCCGACGTGCGCGCCAGCCGCGCCGTGATCGCCGCCCAACAGCACCAGCTAGAAGTCCTGCAAGGCAACAGGAAGCAGCGCGCCGCCGATGTCGAGGCGGCCAAGGCAACGCTGGCGAGCGCGAAGCTGAAGCTTGGATATACCAAGATAACAGCGCCGTTCGACGGCGTCGTCGGCGAACGACAGGTGCAGCCGGGCGACTATGTCAATATCGGCAGCAATCTCATCAACGTGGTGCCGCTGCCGAAAGTGTATGTGATCGCGAACTACAAGGAGACCCAGCTCACGCATGTGCGGCCGGGCCAGCCGGTCGAGATCACCGTTGACAGTTTCCCGCGCGAGACGCTGCGCGGCCGGGTCGAGCGCATCGCGCCGGCGACCGGCGCGCAGGTGGCGCTGCTGCCGCCGGACAATGCGACCGGCAACTTCACCAAGGTGGTGCAGCGCATTCCCGTGCGGATCCAGTTCGACGAGGGTCAGCCGCTGCTGGCGCGGCTGGTGCCGGGCATGTCGGTCATCACCCGCATCGATACGAAGGCTGCGAATGGCGGAAAATGA
- the nth gene encoding endonuclease III codes for MAKITRKPAPRKAAVPKKKAKAVVAKPNAPAKKALKATRPWTPAEIHEAFSRFRKANPEPKGELEHVNPFTLLVAVVLSAQATDAGVNKATRALFEVADTPQKMLDLGEERLREYIKTIGLYRTKAKNVIALSAKVLNDFGGEVPRTRAEIESLPGAGRKTANVVLNMAFGEHTMAVDTHVFRVGNRTGLAPGKTPLEVELGLEKVIPAEFMLHAHHWLILHGRYTCLARKPRCEVCLINDLCRWPEKTV; via the coding sequence ATGGCGAAAATCACCCGCAAGCCGGCGCCGCGCAAAGCGGCCGTGCCGAAGAAAAAGGCAAAAGCGGTCGTCGCGAAGCCGAACGCGCCCGCCAAGAAGGCGCTCAAGGCGACAAGGCCCTGGACCCCTGCCGAAATCCACGAGGCCTTCAGCCGTTTCCGCAAGGCCAATCCGGAACCGAAGGGCGAGCTCGAGCACGTCAATCCGTTCACGCTGCTTGTTGCCGTGGTGCTGTCGGCGCAGGCGACCGATGCCGGCGTCAACAAGGCGACGCGCGCGTTGTTCGAGGTCGCCGACACGCCTCAGAAGATGCTCGATCTCGGCGAGGAGCGCCTGCGTGAGTACATCAAGACCATCGGGCTCTATCGCACCAAGGCGAAGAACGTGATCGCGCTGTCGGCGAAGGTGCTCAATGATTTCGGCGGCGAGGTGCCGCGCACGCGCGCCGAGATCGAATCGCTGCCCGGCGCCGGCCGCAAGACGGCGAACGTCGTGCTCAACATGGCCTTCGGCGAGCACACGATGGCCGTCGACACGCACGTCTTCCGCGTCGGCAACCGCACCGGGCTTGCGCCGGGCAAGACACCACTCGAAGTCGAGCTCGGTCTCGAAAAGGTGATCCCGGCCGAGTTCATGCTGCACGCTCATCATTGGTTGATCCTGCACGGCCGCTATACTTGCCTCGCGCGCAAGCCGCGCTGCGAGGTCTGCCTGATCAACGATCTCTGCCGGTGGCCGGAGAAGACCGTGTGA
- a CDS encoding DUF2244 domain-containing protein, which produces MSTGNEIEPGASEDPRDVQIFSALLTPHRSLNRTGFLAVMLFVSVVSFVTGLAFLMMGAWPVLFFFGLDVLVIWWAFKANFRAARAREEIVVTPSELRVRRVSHRGQVAEWTFNPLWVRLDMEVDEDFGIEHLYLISRGHQIQIARFLGPEEKASFYKGLVEALNAARRGPTYNPVS; this is translated from the coding sequence ATGAGCACAGGCAATGAAATTGAGCCCGGCGCTTCCGAGGACCCGCGCGACGTGCAGATCTTCTCCGCGCTGCTGACGCCGCATCGCTCGCTGAACCGCACCGGCTTCCTCGCGGTGATGCTGTTCGTCAGCGTCGTCAGCTTCGTCACGGGCCTGGCCTTCCTGATGATGGGGGCGTGGCCGGTGCTCTTCTTCTTCGGCCTCGACGTTCTCGTGATCTGGTGGGCCTTCAAGGCCAATTTCCGCGCCGCGCGGGCCCGCGAGGAGATCGTGGTGACCCCTTCCGAATTGCGCGTCCGCCGCGTCAGCCATCGCGGCCAGGTCGCCGAATGGACGTTCAACCCGCTCTGGGTCCGGCTCGACATGGAGGTCGACGAGGACTTTGGCATCGAGCATCTCTATCTGATCTCGCGCGGCCACCAGATCCAGATCGCGCGCTTCCTCGGCCCGGAAGAAAAAGCAAGCTTTTACAAAGGCTTGGTTGAGGCCCTGAACGCCGCCAGGCGCGGCCCGACCTACAATCCGGTGAGCTGA
- a CDS encoding methylated-DNA--[protein]-cysteine S-methyltransferase translates to MMTLAIHDQRLAKPGPQNAALRDYDSVRRAIAFISENWRAQPTIEAMADAAGVTPDELHHLFRRWASITPKAFMQALTLDHAKGLLRDSASILDAALDSGLSGPGRLHDLFVTHEAMSPGEWKNGGAGLTLRYGFHPSPFGTAIVIATDRGLSGLAFADHGEEKIALADMTRRWPNATYVEDHEGTAPLAARIFDSKLWRPDQPLRVVLIGTDFEVRVWETLLKIPMGRAVSYSDIACNINSPKASRAVGAAVGKNPVSFVVPCHRALGKSGTLTGYHWGITRKQAMLGWEAGRLGLQ, encoded by the coding sequence ATGATGACACTCGCGATACATGACCAGCGCCTGGCCAAGCCGGGCCCCCAGAACGCCGCACTGCGCGACTATGATTCCGTGCGCCGGGCGATCGCGTTCATCTCGGAGAACTGGCGCGCGCAGCCGACCATCGAGGCGATGGCGGATGCGGCCGGCGTCACGCCGGATGAGCTGCACCATCTGTTCCGCCGCTGGGCCTCGATCACGCCGAAGGCGTTCATGCAGGCGCTCACTCTGGACCACGCCAAGGGGCTGCTGCGGGATTCCGCCAGCATCCTCGATGCAGCCCTCGACTCCGGCCTGTCGGGTCCCGGCCGCCTGCACGATCTCTTCGTCACCCACGAGGCGATGTCGCCGGGCGAATGGAAGAACGGCGGCGCCGGTTTGACGCTGCGCTACGGCTTCCATCCCTCGCCGTTCGGCACCGCGATCGTCATCGCCACCGACCGTGGATTGTCAGGCCTGGCCTTCGCCGATCATGGCGAGGAGAAGATCGCGCTCGCCGACATGACACGGCGCTGGCCGAACGCGACCTATGTCGAGGATCACGAAGGCACCGCACCGCTCGCAGCGCGCATCTTCGATTCGAAACTATGGCGGCCGGACCAGCCGCTGCGGGTGGTCCTGATCGGCACCGATTTCGAGGTGCGGGTGTGGGAGACGCTGCTGAAGATCCCGATGGGCCGCGCGGTGTCCTATTCCGACATCGCCTGCAACATCAACAGCCCGAAGGCGTCGCGCGCCGTCGGTGCTGCCGTCGGCAAGAACCCGGTCTCGTTCGTCGTCCCCTGCCACCGCGCACTCGGCAAGAGCGGCACACTCACCGGCTACCATTGGGGCATCACCCGCAAGCAGGCGATGCTGGGCTGGGAAGCCGGGCGGCTGGGATTGCAGTAA
- a CDS encoding 2,3-bisphosphoglycerate-dependent phosphoglycerate mutase, producing the protein MSERLLVLVRHGQSEWNLKNLFTGWKDPDLTELGVKEATEAGRKLKAQGLVFDVAYTSVLTRAQHTLDLILGELGQEGLPTTKNLALNERDYGDLSGLNKDDARKKWGEDQVLIWRRSYDVPPPGGESLKDTLARALPYYVQEILPGVLNGKRTLVAAHGNSLRALIMVLEKLSPEGILKRELATGVPIIYRLNADSTVASKLDLAG; encoded by the coding sequence ATGAGCGAACGTCTTCTCGTGCTCGTGCGCCACGGCCAGAGCGAATGGAATCTGAAGAACCTGTTCACGGGCTGGAAGGACCCTGACCTCACCGAGCTCGGCGTGAAGGAAGCCACGGAAGCCGGCCGCAAGCTGAAGGCGCAGGGGCTCGTGTTCGACGTCGCCTACACTTCGGTGCTGACGCGTGCGCAGCACACGCTCGACCTCATCCTCGGCGAGCTCGGACAGGAGGGCCTGCCGACCACGAAGAACCTCGCGCTGAACGAGCGCGACTATGGCGATCTTTCCGGCCTCAACAAGGACGACGCCCGCAAGAAATGGGGCGAGGACCAGGTGCTGATCTGGCGCCGCTCCTACGACGTGCCGCCGCCCGGCGGCGAGAGCCTGAAGGACACGCTCGCGCGCGCGCTGCCGTACTACGTGCAGGAAATCCTGCCCGGCGTGCTCAACGGCAAGCGCACCCTGGTCGCCGCCCACGGCAACTCGCTGCGCGCACTGATCATGGTGCTGGAAAAGCTCTCGCCGGAGGGCATCTTGAAGCGCGAGCTCGCGACCGGCGTGCCGATCATCTACCGCTTGAATGCGGATTCGACGGTGGCCTCGAAGCTGGATCTGGCGGGCTAG
- the dapB gene encoding 4-hydroxy-tetrahydrodipicolinate reductase translates to MSDMRLIVAGAGGRMGRALVRAIAESKGAVLAGALEAPGSELLGKDAGVLAGLPANGIKLSADLWAMSKEADGILDFTVPAATIANVAIAAERGIVHVVGTTGLSGSDNAVIKSVTNRAIVVQSGNMSLGVNLLAAVVKRVAKALDPTFDIEIVETHHRMKVDAPSGTALMLGQAAAAGRGVTLDDHSERGRDGITGARRPGHIGFASLRGGTVAGDHSVTFLGPFERLTLSHQAEDRMLFAHGALKAALWAHGKKPGHYSMADVLGLSDI, encoded by the coding sequence ATGTCGGACATGCGCTTGATTGTTGCTGGGGCGGGCGGCCGGATGGGCCGCGCGCTGGTGCGGGCAATTGCCGAGAGCAAAGGCGCGGTGCTGGCGGGTGCGCTGGAGGCGCCGGGCTCGGAGCTGCTCGGCAAGGATGCCGGCGTGCTCGCGGGCCTGCCGGCCAACGGCATCAAGCTCTCAGCCGATCTCTGGGCGATGTCGAAGGAGGCCGACGGCATTCTCGACTTCACCGTGCCCGCGGCGACCATCGCCAATGTCGCGATCGCCGCCGAGCGCGGCATCGTGCATGTCGTCGGCACGACCGGGCTGTCGGGCTCCGACAATGCCGTGATCAAGAGCGTCACCAACCGCGCCATCGTGGTGCAATCCGGCAATATGAGCCTCGGCGTCAATCTGCTCGCCGCCGTGGTCAAGCGCGTTGCCAAGGCGCTCGACCCGACTTTCGACATCGAGATCGTCGAGACCCATCACCGCATGAAAGTCGACGCACCCTCCGGCACGGCGCTGATGCTCGGCCAGGCGGCGGCCGCCGGCCGCGGCGTCACGCTCGATGACCATTCCGAGCGTGGTCGTGACGGCATCACCGGCGCGCGTCGGCCGGGCCACATCGGCTTTGCCTCCTTGCGCGGCGGCACGGTGGCCGGCGATCACAGCGTCACCTTCCTCGGCCCGTTCGAGCGGCTGACGCTGTCGCATCAGGCCGAGGACCGCATGCTGTTCGCCCATGGCGCGCTGAAGGCGGCGCTGTGGGCGCATGGCAAGAAGCCGGGACACTACTCCATGGCCGACGTGCTCGGCCTGTCTGACATCTGA
- a CDS encoding DUF1330 domain-containing protein, with translation MAKGYWIGRVDVSSDEGYKPYAVANGPIFKKWGGRFVVRAGKFTTLEGASRTRNVVIEFPDYETALACYNSPEYQANIKVRQPHSVADLIIIEGYDGPQPQDG, from the coding sequence ATGGCAAAAGGCTACTGGATCGGACGCGTCGACGTGAGCAGTGACGAGGGCTACAAGCCCTATGCCGTCGCCAACGGCCCGATCTTCAAGAAATGGGGCGGCCGCTTCGTCGTGCGGGCCGGCAAGTTCACCACCCTCGAAGGTGCCAGCCGTACCCGCAATGTCGTGATCGAATTCCCGGACTACGAGACCGCGCTCGCCTGCTACAACTCGCCAGAATACCAGGCCAACATCAAGGTGCGCCAGCCGCACTCCGTCGCCGACCTCATCATCATCGAGGGCTATGACGGCCCGCAGCCGCAGGACGGTTGA
- the pyrF gene encoding orotidine-5'-phosphate decarboxylase yields MTPAEIAPKDRLIVALDVPSVDAAEAMVGRLGDSVTFYKIGYQLAYAGGLPLIGKLADKGKKIFADLKMHDIGNTVTRGVESVAKLGATFVTVHAYPQTMKGAVEGRGSASLKILAVTVLTSYNDDDLHAAGYRLGVSELVEARAQQAQVLGIDGLVSSPEEVGSLRKIVGHQMRLVTPGIRPAGSASGDQKRIMTPGRAISAGADYLVVGRPVMEAADPKAVAEAIQHEIAEALG; encoded by the coding sequence ATGACGCCAGCCGAGATCGCTCCGAAGGACCGCCTCATCGTTGCGCTCGACGTGCCGAGCGTCGATGCCGCGGAAGCAATGGTCGGCAGGCTCGGCGACAGCGTCACGTTTTACAAGATCGGCTATCAGCTCGCCTATGCCGGCGGCCTTCCGCTGATCGGCAAGCTCGCCGACAAGGGCAAAAAAATCTTCGCCGATCTCAAGATGCATGACATCGGCAACACGGTCACGCGTGGCGTGGAGAGTGTCGCCAAGCTTGGCGCAACCTTCGTCACGGTGCACGCCTATCCGCAGACCATGAAGGGTGCCGTCGAAGGGCGTGGCAGCGCCAGCCTGAAGATTCTCGCCGTGACCGTGCTGACCTCCTACAACGACGACGATCTGCACGCAGCCGGCTACCGGCTCGGCGTCTCCGAGCTGGTCGAGGCGCGGGCGCAGCAGGCACAGGTGCTCGGCATCGACGGCCTTGTCTCGTCGCCGGAAGAAGTCGGCAGCCTTCGCAAGATCGTCGGCCACCAGATGCGCCTCGTCACGCCCGGCATCCGGCCGGCCGGCTCGGCGAGCGGCGACCAGAAGCGCATCATGACGCCGGGCCGTGCCATCAGTGCCGGTGCCGATTATCTCGTCGTCGGACGGCCGGTGATGGAAGCGGCAGACCCCAAGGCAGTCGCGGAAGCGATCCAACATGAGATCGCCGAGGCTCTCGGCTAA
- a CDS encoding NADPH-dependent FMN reductase yields the protein MSAPKILVIPGSLRTGSHNAKLAAVAAYEFAQAGVDVTRISLADFPLPIYDGDLQAKSGVPKHAINLKRMIGAHHGVLFVTPEYNASVPPLLKNAIDWVSRVHELHEARGDVFRDRAFALAGASQSRLGAARALQALRLILTSCHANVIPSQLTLAFADQAYDDMDRLKNEADIAALKELVRQLIDISQRMM from the coding sequence ATGTCAGCTCCCAAGATCCTGGTCATTCCCGGCTCGCTGCGCACCGGCTCGCACAATGCGAAGCTGGCGGCGGTCGCGGCCTATGAATTCGCCCAGGCCGGCGTCGACGTCACCCGCATCTCGCTCGCCGATTTCCCGCTGCCGATCTATGACGGCGATCTCCAGGCCAAGTCCGGCGTGCCCAAGCACGCGATCAATCTCAAGCGCATGATCGGCGCGCATCACGGCGTGCTGTTCGTCACGCCGGAATACAACGCCTCGGTGCCGCCGCTGCTGAAGAACGCGATCGACTGGGTCAGCCGCGTGCACGAGCTGCACGAGGCGCGCGGCGACGTCTTCCGCGACCGCGCCTTCGCGCTCGCCGGCGCCTCGCAGAGCCGGCTTGGCGCCGCCCGCGCGCTCCAGGCGTTGCGCCTGATCCTGACCTCCTGCCACGCCAATGTGATCCCGAGCCAGCTCACGCTCGCCTTTGCCGACCAGGCCTATGACGATATGGACAGGCTCAAGAACGAGGCGGATATCGCCGCGTTGAAGGAGCTGGTGCGGCAGTTGATCGACATTTCCCAACGCATGATGTGA
- a CDS encoding class I SAM-dependent methyltransferase: MPLPSSARALKKPRLDDEVRFLRSWIEKPLHMGAVMPSGKLLARTMAHYVDIDSDAPVVELGPGTGAITSALIERGVDQKRLVLVEYNPGFCALLRDRYPQAKVVQGDAYRLRDTLWNVLSAPASAVVSGLPLVTKPMLTRLRLIRDAFTALAPGAPFIQFTYAVVPPIPKSLHGVSTEASERIWMNLPPARVWVYRKD, encoded by the coding sequence ATGCCCTTGCCATCGTCCGCGCGTGCGTTGAAGAAGCCTCGTCTTGACGACGAGGTGCGGTTTCTCCGGTCGTGGATCGAAAAGCCGCTGCACATGGGCGCGGTGATGCCGTCGGGCAAGCTCCTGGCCCGGACAATGGCCCATTACGTCGATATCGACTCGGACGCCCCCGTGGTCGAGCTCGGACCCGGCACCGGCGCCATCACCTCGGCCCTGATCGAGCGCGGCGTCGACCAGAAGCGTCTCGTCCTCGTCGAATACAATCCCGGCTTCTGTGCGCTGCTGCGCGACCGCTATCCGCAAGCCAAGGTGGTGCAGGGCGATGCCTATCGCCTGCGCGACACGCTGTGGAACGTCTTGAGCGCGCCGGCTTCCGCCGTTGTCTCCGGCCTGCCACTCGTCACGAAGCCGATGCTGACCCGGCTGCGGCTCATCCGCGACGCCTTCACGGCGCTGGCGCCTGGCGCGCCGTTCATCCAGTTCACCTACGCGGTGGTGCCGCCGATCCCGAAATCGCTGCACGGCGTGTCCACAGAGGCCTCGGAACGGATCTGGATGAACCTTCCGCCGGCCCGCGTCTGGGTGTATCGCAAGGACTAA